Proteins from a genomic interval of Sulfurospirillum oryzae:
- a CDS encoding methyl-accepting chemotaxis protein, giving the protein MSISKQLIVMLSIAIIGIFTVFGISYSNMEKVYTQTNYGNINSIPSVVLLNSTLNHAFRLRIYLWQHLASTNNSDLKKTLEKAITDTRVELLNDFKKYEPMISDDKDKEFLNKDRELAEQYFHLADQAIKFSQSSKENEAHDFVMSRQKEVGALAAMLEEHIKYNVSLANDEAQKAASTKDFASLLMILLSIAVAVTTLIVSTVIRRNIIHGVHIIRDSMVSFVHTKELKFRINYDKKNEFKDIVESFNALVTTLEQTIVDAKNSSNENASVSHELSTTSMQIGRNAEQSTTIVENTIQEISTIKTFVQETAMLSEQMKKSITDAGQKLEDAKNEVISLRNEVGLASEAETALASKLEQMSSDAEQVKQILTVISDIADQTNLLALNAAIEAARAGEHGRGFAVVADEVRKLAERTQNSLTEINATINVIVQSIVDSSEQMGRNAKNIQRLSDVSTGVEETILGTTMVMQESVVSVTTSAANSIRIASDTDRIVSMVTNINSLTSENARSVEEIASAADHLSKLAESLNGKLNQFRS; this is encoded by the coding sequence ATGAGTATTTCAAAGCAACTGATTGTCATGCTTTCCATAGCGATCATAGGTATTTTTACGGTGTTTGGTATTAGCTACTCCAATATGGAAAAAGTTTATACGCAAACGAATTATGGCAATATCAATTCTATACCAAGCGTTGTTTTGCTCAACAGCACCCTCAATCATGCTTTTCGTTTAAGAATCTATTTGTGGCAACACCTTGCATCAACGAACAACAGTGATTTGAAAAAAACACTAGAAAAAGCAATTACCGATACACGGGTGGAGCTTTTAAATGACTTTAAAAAGTATGAGCCAATGATCTCCGATGATAAGGACAAAGAATTTCTTAATAAAGATAGAGAATTGGCAGAGCAGTATTTTCATTTAGCAGACCAAGCCATTAAATTTTCACAATCAAGCAAAGAGAACGAAGCGCACGATTTTGTGATGAGTCGCCAAAAAGAGGTTGGAGCGTTGGCGGCAATGTTAGAAGAACATATCAAATACAATGTTTCCCTCGCAAATGATGAAGCTCAAAAAGCAGCTTCAACAAAAGATTTTGCGTCTCTTTTGATGATTTTATTGTCAATTGCGGTTGCTGTTACAACATTGATCGTCAGTACGGTTATTCGTCGAAATATCATCCATGGGGTGCATATTATCCGTGATAGTATGGTCTCTTTTGTTCACACTAAAGAATTGAAATTTAGAATAAACTATGATAAAAAGAATGAATTTAAAGATATTGTTGAGAGTTTTAACGCCTTGGTTACCACGTTAGAGCAAACCATCGTCGATGCCAAAAACTCTTCCAATGAAAATGCCTCTGTGTCGCATGAACTGAGCACAACAAGCATGCAAATAGGACGTAATGCCGAGCAAAGTACAACGATTGTCGAAAATACTATTCAAGAAATATCGACGATTAAAACTTTTGTCCAAGAGACAGCGATGCTTTCAGAGCAGATGAAAAAAAGCATTACCGATGCAGGTCAAAAACTTGAAGATGCCAAAAATGAAGTCATTAGTCTTCGTAATGAAGTAGGACTCGCGAGTGAAGCAGAAACTGCTTTAGCTTCTAAATTGGAGCAAATGAGCAGTGATGCGGAACAGGTCAAACAAATTTTGACGGTTATCTCTGATATTGCCGATCAAACAAACCTTTTAGCCCTTAATGCTGCTATTGAAGCAGCCAGAGCAGGGGAGCATGGGCGTGGATTTGCGGTTGTTGCCGATGAGGTACGAAAGCTTGCAGAACGCACTCAAAATTCACTCACCGAGATCAATGCAACCATTAATGTCATTGTCCAGTCCATCGTGGACTCTTCAGAACAAATGGGCAGAAATGCTAAAAACATTCAACGCCTTTCAGATGTCTCAACAGGAGTTGAGGAGACCATACTTGGAACAACGATGGTTATGCAAGAGAGCGTCGTTTCAGTAACGACAAGTGCGGCAAACTCCATTCGCATCGCGAGTGATACCGACAGAATCGTCTCTATGGTTACCAACATCAATTCTTTAACCAGTGAGAATGCCAGAAGTGTTGAAGAGATCGCAAGTGCTGCGGATCATCTCTCTAAATTGGCTGAGAGCCTTAATGGCAAATTGAACCAGTTTAGATCTTAA
- a CDS encoding AAA family ATPase: MKCKDGYEKLAQKLEETLKSHLFDQNFAIETITKTLVQMRLVTSKVRALFTFIGPPNCGKRYLAELLLSADSQIDQLKTFQMDQYNDTFNAEQLSASSIESDVTEFVKKNPNAILLFEDIDKADTQVQLSLYTLFSDSEKNIVDFSHVIVIMTTTRLSPLLGRQDLLELFKNDPLQAHTFLMERLGQEEIMISGVKEKVFDKKLLSLLNECTLVPFNRLSLTALIKIGAQSLHGMSQNFIKDSGIEIEYTNIDVLISLLTLSLAPYLNARHIRKKLPEVVFNRIYDTLKCHENITKISYKVSQKAGTFVKKALKDQPLLLKKISKQHEGIELEWSVRVVKGVAELTIKNAFFRKEKLPISSEDALHVSDVTFEDIAGQQRVKAELLEILTLIKEPARLKQFDMPPPKGMILYGPSGMGKKLLARAFANAADMPFTVVRDADLFDAGKIHKAYAQAYGSAPSIVLLEDIDVQGLVGGVIATMSIQPLVDELDAIAQSFDAPIFTIITIGESSPIPDPLVQTGRIDIRIEVPKLDMEARRFFIEEILKKPHDARIDIEKVVRYISGMGGDELKRIGQEAALFAARKGLKEISEEILLEQINIIKYGNKLESKQIRDIETSMAKTAYHEAGHAVLSFVLCPHIKIEQVTVAPRSDALGFVSYHNDDYIDAISKDELFANICVLLAGRIAKMEKYGKAGMETGAITDLEIASMQAYSAIALFGMDDELGYINISGIEDAYDKELLAEKLETRLLAWMDEAKKQTEKEVKRLWPAIEAVAQSLIAKEVIDGLELKKIIEEKIPNHVP; this comes from the coding sequence ATGAAATGTAAAGATGGCTATGAGAAGCTTGCTCAAAAGCTCGAAGAAACACTTAAAAGTCATCTCTTTGACCAAAACTTTGCCATTGAGACCATAACCAAAACACTGGTGCAAATGCGCCTTGTAACCTCTAAAGTGAGAGCGCTTTTTACCTTTATAGGACCTCCAAATTGCGGTAAGCGCTACCTTGCTGAACTCCTCTTAAGCGCTGATTCGCAGATAGACCAACTCAAAACGTTTCAGATGGATCAGTACAATGACACGTTTAACGCAGAGCAACTCTCTGCCTCAAGCATTGAGAGCGATGTCACCGAATTTGTCAAGAAAAATCCTAACGCCATTTTGCTTTTTGAAGATATCGACAAAGCCGACACGCAAGTACAACTCTCCTTATACACACTCTTTTCGGACTCAGAAAAAAACATCGTCGATTTTTCGCATGTCATTGTCATTATGACCACCACAAGACTTAGCCCACTCTTGGGACGTCAAGACCTACTGGAACTTTTCAAAAATGATCCTCTGCAAGCGCATACCTTTTTGATGGAACGCCTAGGACAAGAAGAGATTATGATTAGCGGTGTGAAAGAAAAAGTGTTCGATAAAAAGCTTCTTTCCCTACTCAATGAATGCACACTTGTGCCTTTTAACCGTTTAAGCCTCACAGCGCTCATCAAGATCGGTGCTCAAAGCTTGCATGGCATGTCACAAAACTTCATCAAAGACAGCGGTATTGAGATTGAGTACACCAACATCGATGTGCTCATCTCTCTTTTAACACTCTCACTAGCGCCTTATCTCAATGCCAGACATATTCGCAAAAAACTTCCAGAAGTCGTTTTTAACCGTATTTATGACACGCTCAAATGCCATGAAAATATCACTAAAATAAGCTACAAAGTGTCTCAAAAAGCAGGTACTTTTGTCAAAAAAGCACTTAAAGACCAGCCTTTACTGCTCAAAAAAATTAGCAAACAACACGAAGGTATTGAGCTTGAATGGAGTGTTCGCGTTGTCAAAGGCGTGGCAGAACTTACCATCAAAAACGCTTTTTTCCGCAAAGAAAAACTGCCTATTTCTTCTGAAGATGCCCTGCATGTTTCGGATGTCACATTTGAGGACATCGCGGGACAACAGCGTGTTAAAGCGGAGCTTTTGGAGATTCTAACACTCATTAAAGAGCCTGCGCGTCTTAAACAATTTGACATGCCTCCGCCTAAAGGGATGATTCTCTATGGACCCTCTGGCATGGGTAAAAAATTACTCGCACGTGCCTTTGCCAACGCCGCAGACATGCCTTTTACCGTCGTGCGTGATGCAGACTTGTTTGATGCAGGTAAAATTCACAAAGCGTATGCCCAAGCGTATGGTTCAGCGCCCTCCATCGTGCTTTTGGAAGACATTGATGTGCAAGGACTTGTCGGTGGCGTCATCGCAACGATGAGCATTCAGCCTTTGGTGGATGAATTAGATGCTATCGCGCAAAGTTTTGATGCACCTATTTTTACCATCATTACGATTGGAGAGAGTAGTCCTATCCCCGATCCATTGGTGCAAACAGGGCGCATTGATATTCGTATTGAAGTGCCAAAACTCGACATGGAAGCCCGTCGCTTTTTCATCGAAGAGATTTTGAAAAAACCGCACGATGCACGCATTGACATTGAAAAAGTGGTACGTTACATCTCAGGCATGGGTGGCGATGAGCTCAAACGCATTGGACAAGAAGCAGCGCTGTTTGCCGCACGCAAAGGGTTGAAAGAGATTAGTGAAGAGATTTTGTTAGAGCAGATCAACATCATCAAATATGGCAATAAATTAGAAAGTAAACAGATACGCGACATCGAAACCTCTATGGCAAAAACAGCCTACCATGAAGCAGGACACGCGGTACTCTCTTTCGTGCTCTGCCCACACATCAAAATCGAGCAAGTCACTGTTGCTCCTCGTAGCGACGCACTTGGCTTTGTCTCTTACCATAACGATGACTACATTGACGCTATATCCAAAGATGAACTCTTTGCCAACATCTGTGTCTTACTGGCAGGGCGCATTGCTAAGATGGAAAAGTACGGAAAAGCGGGTATGGAAACGGGTGCTATTACTGACCTTGAAATTGCGAGCATGCAAGCGTATTCTGCGATTGCTCTGTTTGGCATGGATGATGAACTGGGTTACATTAACATCAGCGGCATTGAAGATGCGTACGACAAAGAGCTTTTAGCGGAAAAATTGGAAACAAGACTTTTGGCGTGGATGGATGAAGCTAAAAAACAGACTGAAAAAGAGGTGAAACGACTCTGGCCTGCTATCGAAGCAGTGGCACAATCTCTTATCGCTAAAGAGGTCATCGATGGTTTGGAACTTAAAAAGATCATCGAAGAAAAAATACCAAATCATGTGCCATAA
- the yedF gene encoding sulfurtransferase-like selenium metabolism protein YedF, with protein sequence MKEAIVPNYSLDMRGEPCPYPAIATLEALPTLKKGEILEVISDCPQSINNIPLDAKNYGYTVLEIIQDGPTIRYLIQK encoded by the coding sequence ATGAAAGAAGCAATCGTACCTAATTATTCACTTGATATGCGCGGCGAGCCTTGCCCTTACCCAGCAATAGCGACCCTTGAAGCGTTACCAACGCTTAAAAAAGGTGAGATTTTAGAGGTGATTAGTGACTGTCCGCAGTCGATTAACAACATACCTCTCGATGCCAAAAATTACGGTTATACGGTTTTAGAGATCATTCAAGATGGTCCGACCATTCGTTATCTTATTCAAAAATAA